TCTCAGTGGCGCAACGGAACCATTTCGCGCGCGGATGTCGCCGAGTTCCTCGTTCGACAGATTGGAGATCAGACGTACATCCTTAAAGCTCCGGTTCTGATTAACTGACGATTTATTTTTAGGAGATCAACGTGGAGTCAGTGCTTCCGAAATCGACGGTGTATTTTGACGGCTCCTGTTCCCTGTGTCGGGCAGAGATAGGATACTATCGGCGCAAGGATCAAGATCACTCTCTTTGTTTTGTCGACATTTCTGAAACCAGCGCCGCTCCTCCGGAAGGAATTACCCAAGAGCGTGCAATGAAGCGCTTCCATGTTCGCGCAAGTGATGGGCGCGTTCTTTCCGGCGCGGCAGCATTCGTAGAGGTTTGGACTCGTTTGCCCAGATGGCGCTGGGCAGCGCGCGCCGCATCCCTGCCGGGAGCCCTCATTGCCCTGGAGTGGGGCTACAGGCTTTTTCTCCCGGTTCGACCGTTCATCTCCCGTTT
The sequence above is a segment of the Pseudomonadota bacterium genome. Coding sequences within it:
- a CDS encoding DUF393 domain-containing protein, which gives rise to MESVLPKSTVYFDGSCSLCRAEIGYYRRKDQDHSLCFVDISETSAAPPEGITQERAMKRFHVRASDGRVLSGAAAFVEVWTRLPRWRWAARAASLPGALIALEWGYRLFLPVRPFISR